Proteins encoded within one genomic window of Dyadobacter chenhuakuii:
- the rplT gene encoding 50S ribosomal protein L20: MPRSVNHVASRARRKKVLKLAKGYFGRRKNVWTVAKNAVERGLAYAYKGRKQKKRNFRALWIQRINAGARLHGLSYSAFIGKLSASGIELNRKVLADLAMNHPEAFKAIVDQVK; the protein is encoded by the coding sequence ATGCCACGTTCAGTAAATCACGTTGCGTCACGTGCAAGACGAAAAAAAGTATTAAAACTTGCGAAAGGCTATTTCGGCCGTCGTAAAAATGTATGGACAGTAGCTAAAAACGCAGTAGAGCGCGGTTTGGCATACGCATACAAAGGTCGTAAGCAAAAGAAACGTAATTTCCGTGCATTGTGGATCCAGCGTATCAACGCGGGAGCACGTCTTCACGGTTTATCATATTCTGCTTTCATCGGCAAGCTAAGTGCATCAGGCATCGAGCTGAACCGTAAAGTTCTCGCTGACTTGGCGATGAATCATCCGGAAGCATTCAAAGCGATCGTTGATCAGGTAAAATAA
- the rpmI gene encoding 50S ribosomal protein L35, whose product MPKMKSNSGAKKRFALTGTGKIKRKHAFHSHILTKKSNKRKRGLVKTGLIDVSNVKQVMAMLAK is encoded by the coding sequence ATGCCTAAAATGAAAAGCAACTCTGGTGCTAAAAAGCGTTTCGCGCTGACCGGCACTGGAAAAATCAAACGCAAACACGCGTTTCACAGCCACATCCTGACAAAGAAATCAAACAAGCGCAAGCGTGGATTGGTTAAAACTGGTCTGATCGATGTGTCTAATGTTAAGCAGGTGATGGCTATGCTCGCGAAATAA